The window CTGCGCCGCATGGTTCTGCATATCCGCGAAACCATGCCGACGGCGACCATTGTCGCCGGTCACTCATGGTTATACAATCTCCCAGCCTATACCCGCCTATTTCCACCGAGCTATACGCACACTATGGTCGAAAATCCCGACGGGGTCTTGAATCAGATGGTGCTGTGGTACCAGTGTTACGATCGGTTCTGGGAGGTCAAGCCAGCAATCGCCGACGAGCTATTGCGCCGTGTTGAGCAGGTGGCGCATCTCGCGGATCTGCGACTATGTTTTCCCTATCAGCGCTTCCGCACCCGTGCCCCGATCGCCGATTTCTACGAGTATTATGCTATCGATGGGTAGCGGCACGCGCATCCCACTCGCCGTGCGAGGATACTGCCAGCGGCACAACCCGCGATGCGGCCGACCGCGTCGCGCGCGCGAGCGGTGGCATTGTGGAATGTGATTCTACGCGCTCGCGGCGGCTGATGCGCCACGCGTTGGGCCGCCTCATGCGCACACCCTTCAGCTCTGCCTGAATCTGGCCATTCATACCAGCACCTACTGGTATCCAGCGCCAGGCAGTGTGTGTTCGCCTCAGCACCTGCGCGCGAATTGACGTATAATGGCCTAAATGGTCAAGCAGTGCAGCACGCTGAAGCGCGGTATGGGCTTTTTCTTTGCGTGGGATCCCATCAAGGCACACACGAACCTCGCTACGCATGGCGTCAGCCTTGAAGCCGCCAGCACTGTTTTGGGGGTTGCCCGTCACGCAGTGAAACACCGGTCGAGTAGGTACTACAGCTCTACATGGCGCACCACTGAACAGCATTCCGTTCTAGCCAACCGCTGCGCGCGCGTGATTCTGGCGCTTTTAGAACGGGATACGCTGTGCGCGGCGGCTGATGCGCACGGCGTTGGGTAGACGCTTCACGCGGAGGAATAAATGAACACGGTTGATATTGGTACTGCCAGAATTGCCTACAGAATATTCGGAAGTGGCCCAATCAAAATAGTCATTGAAGGCTCGCTTAACTCATGTAATGCAGAGTGGTGGAATTTTTGCAGTGATTTAATCGATTTGCCTGTACTTGTATATGATAGAGCTGGCTATGGGAACAGTACAAAATCATCATTGGACAGAACCCCAAAGAATATTGTATATGAGCTATCCGAGTTGCTGAATAAATTTGAAACCGAAAAAGAACTAATCATTGTCGGTCATTCGCAGGGTGGATTATATGCAACTTTATTCGCATTAGTACACCCAGAAAAAACAAAGGCTGTTATTTTACTTGATCCGTTATCGCTTACTGACGGAAGATTCAAGACTGAGTTAAATGAAAAGGAATTCTACTCTAGCGGGGTAGACAAAACGAAGGCATTGAAAATGGGAAAAGTATTAACCGGTATGCGGTTTGGTTTTATTATAAGGGGCTTGTTAAAAAAGGCGCCACCATTTTACTATGAAAAATATGACAAGGAAGCTGAGAAGTATATACTCAGTGCATTAACTCAAAAGAAGCAATATGAAACTGCACTTCTTGAATATGAAAACGCCCATAAAGCGGAGAACCTTAAAGTGTTTATTGGAAAAATACAAAAACCAGTATTACTAATTAGACATAATGACAAGAAAATGATTGAAGAAATGATGTATTTCGGCAACTGCGAGAAAGCTGTCGCCGAAAAAATAGAATATCTATGGCAATCAGTAATGCGAGATATGCTACAATTTAGTAATAACGCAGAGGAAATATCTGCGGAAAACAGTAGTCATTATATTCATTTAACAGATCGAAAACTAGTTATAGATAAAATAAAAGGATTCATCTAACATACGCCTCAACCAGACTCGGCTATTGTCACGTTTTGTACAGTTGCTTCGCTCAGCACAAAATGCGCCAATGACGCCTCGCCGGTTAAGCGCATGTTGGGTGGCACATCCATCATTCTCACGCCAGAACAAATGCATCTTATTCCTCATTGTGACGCTTTTCCTCGCACTACTCGCCTTTACAGCACCACGATCCGGGGCTACAATGTGGATCAAGTGCAAGCGGCAAATCAAACGGTCGAGGCCCACGAGGCACAATAGCACCTTCTTGAATTGATCGCGCAAGTCGTGGCTGGAAGCGAAATCATCCTCAGCGATAGGCAAACACCGCGCGCCCGTCTTGTGCCTGTTGTCTCAACGCAAGAAAAACGGTGAATTGCTTCGACTGATGCATGGTTATGTCGATGTCTTTCTGACCTCGGATCAGAATCTACGCTATCAGCAAAAACCTCGCTGCGCTGCGCTTCAGCATCATTGAGCTGATAGTCCCTGACAATCGCTTACCATTTCAGGACTGGAGGCCAATGTGCAAACCGAACCATCCTCAGAACGCATCAAAGCGTTCGTTCTCGATCTCCTTCGACAAGGCCATAGCGATGATCTTGCGTTCGCTCAGGCACTTACGGAAACCGATCGTGCTGCGGCGGGTGCTGATCATTTCTGGTCAGCCAAAGATCACTTCAGCCACAGAACGTTCTGGCATCACGATGTCATCGACAAAGTCCGGGCGGTAGAGCACGGCGGGCCGGTGCCTGTTGCTGCGGTGGATGAAGATCAGATCAATGCACAGGTTTGGAATGCGCATCGGCTGCGGCCATGGGCAGACGTGTTCGCTGCCTATATCGACAGCAATGCACAGATTCTGACGCTGGTTGACAGCATCGATGCATCTGCCCTCACGACGCCTGGTCGCTATGCGTGGCTGCCTGCTTGGGCACCCGGTTATGCCACCTTTCTGGGCAACTGTTATGAACATGATCAAGAACACCTGATGCAATACTGGCTGGATCGCGGTGATGTGGCGCGTGCCGTTCGAGCCCGCCAGGCCTGCGAGCAGCGGATCATTGACTCGCCCTTGCCGGATTGGGTCAGGGGTTGGTTTAGCTACAACACCGCCTGCTTCTACGCAGCTGCCAATCAACGGGAAGCAGCCGTTGAAGCGCTCCAGCGCGCCACAACATATGACCCGCGCCTCGCAGAACGGGCACAAACCGATCCACAGCTTGCCGCACTCGGCGGCACGTAGGCACCGCCCCATATCCCCATACCGGGCATCGCGCCTGCACCACATGCTCGGCGCCGTCGCTGCGGAATGCATGGCGCGATCGTCAGGAGGTTGCCGCTTAGGCCGGGTTTCTGGGCTGGCGCTCGAAGGTATGCTACACAAGCTGCCGCACACGCCTGCCTAGATCAGCAGGCGCACAGCCTCGCCAAACGGAAACCGGTCGAGCGCTCGCCCGCCGGCTGTGACGACCCATAGCACCGATAGATCGGGCGGCTCAGCCGGAAAGTCGCCAAAGCCGTCTGTCAGATAAATGCAGATCGTGCGCTCGTAGGGCGTATACCGCTGCGCGACAGCCACGAAGAATGGACGAAAGTCGGTGCCGCCGCCGCCGATCGGCTCGGGGATGGGGCTATCGGCGATCAGCGGGAACGGGCCATGGGCCTGCGCATCGGCGTAATACAGGTCGCAGTGGACATGGGGGTAGGCCTGCAGGATGCCCTGCACCTCGCTGAGGAGCGCTTGCATCTGCCGATCATCGACCGAGCCGCTGGTATCAACCGCAACACACACGCGCAGTGTCTCGCCCTCCAGCGCGTCGAGGTATAGCCCACGCCCGATGAAGCGCCGGTCGTAGCCTTGAAAATCGGTCGGCGTCTGCGCAGTGTAGCGCCAGAGATGCGCGCGCCAATCAAGGCGCGCCGGGCTGAGCATTTCCAGCTCGCGAGCAAGCCCGGCTGGGCGCGATCCCTGTGCAACCGCCAGGGCGACTACCGTAGCGTGTTGATGCGCATCGCGCCAGTAGGCTTCCAGCCGGGCGTTGCGGGCTGTGGCAATGCTGCCCTCCGAGCTGCCGCCCTCGGCCTGCCCCCAGCCATCCGGCGGCTCCAGCAGATCGAGCTCCACCCCCGGCGGGCGGTCAGGGTCGTGTACCAGAATCTCATACGCCTCCTCGACGCTGAGATGCTCCAGCCGCTGGTCGCGCACGGCGTCAGCCGGCAGCGCCATGCCAGCGATCGTGGCGATGATGCCATTGACAACGATATCGCCGGCAAGATTCCAGATCTCCGGGTCGCGCACGCCGCGCCGGGTGACGTGCAGCAGCGCGGCGTGCAGCACGCGGTGCAAGATCAGCTGGTCCTGCTCGAGTGCCGGAAGCAGCTGGAAGTAGTGCGGATTAACGAACACCGTCCGCCCGTCGGTCGCGGCAGTTTCGATCTCGTACGAGAGCCGCACCCGCGCGAAGAGTGCCAGCGTCGCGAAGAACGGTGAGCGCATCCGCAGGCGCAGCAGTGCGGCAGAGATCAGCTGGTCGGAGTCGGATATCATGTAATCATCCGCTCATAGGCCTGGAGGAACACCTGCAGCTTCTCGTCGGCCAGCACGTGCTGCGCGAACAGGCCCATCTGCCCGAGCGTACGCATACGTCGAAAGATGTCGGTGGCGAAGAGCTGCACCCACTCAGCGGCAGCAGTGTTCGCCAGCCAGGCCAGCGCGTGATAGCCCTGCTGGGCATCGGCGGCGCGCAGGGTCAGCCCGATCACAGTTGCGTAGCGCGCCGATGGCTCGGATGGAAACGGCACGCGCTCGCCAGTGCCGTGCAGGATACGATCCAGATCGGGGAGCGCGCTGTACAGCTCGATGTAGGCGTGAAACTCAGCGGCAGCTGCGGCGCCCACAACCGGCGCGATCTCTAGCTCGGCCAGGTGCAGCGTGCTGGCCATTTCCCACGAGCGCGGCGAGGGCCAGGCGGGCTGCTGTGGATCGAGCCGGTGCAGCAGGGTCGGGCGGAATGAGAGGAACGCCAGGATCTGCTCGTGGAGGCTGCGCTCCAGCGCATAAGCCTTGAAGCTATCGAAGTCTGGCGCGACCTCGAGGTGCAGGAAGCGATTGGCGAGCGGCGCGGGCATATCGAAGACGACCGACCGATCTTCCTTGCGGTTGCCTGCGGCCCAGATAAACCAGCCTTCCGGCACGACATACGAGCCGACCCGCCGGTCGAGAATGAGCTGCTGGGCAACCCCCTGCATAGCGGGCGGCGCCATGTTCAGCTCGTCCAGGAACAGCACACCGGCGCCGTCGCGCGGTAAGAACTCGGGCGGATACCAGCGCGAGACGCCGTTTTCAGGCACCGGCAGCCCACGCAGATCGGTCGGGGCCAGCTGCGAGAGCCGCACATCGGCGAAGGCCAGCCCGTGGGCTTGCGCAGTCTGCGCGACAACGCTCGACTTGCCGATGCCAGGCGGCCCCCAGATCATGGTGCTGATCCGGATGTTATGGCGGATGAGCCCGTCGAGGTAGGTAGTAAGTTCTTGCGGGTTCATGGCGGCTCCTGTGCGGTTAGCTACGCTCGTGGCGATCGGGTGCTCGCTGCGTGGCCGCGCCCGCCGCCTTCAGCGCCGGATCGGTGGCAAAGGCGGCGAGCTGCTCGTAGAGTACGCGCTGGTCGCTCCCAACGCCGTAGCGGATGGACGCGTCGGGTATCACCGTTTCATCGACGCTCACGGCGGCTGGCTGCGGCTGGCTCAGCGCGGCCAGTGCGGCGGCGCGCACGAGCTGATTGCCATCCTCGCTCAGCAGCACAAGCAGCTCGTGCGGTGCGCGCGGGTTCTGCGCGGCCGCCAGGCGCACCAGCCACTCTGGCGATTGCCAGGCCTGCAGCAGCGCTGCGACAGGCGCCTGCGGATGCGCCAGCGCGACGGCGTGGTAGAACGGTTCGCTAGAGGTCAGGCACATGTCCAGCGAACGTGCCAGGATCTGCCGCCGCGCCGCTGCCGGTGTTAATGGGTTCGCCAGCACCAGGCGGCGCACAGCGACCGCCAGGTCGCCGGCCATGAGCGCTAGAGCGTGCGATGTCACCTGCGGGTGCCGCGCGACGGCCAGGCGCACCTTGTAGTTGGCCCAGGTCGGGTCGGCGGCGAAGCGCTCCAGCAGTGCCGGCGGCACATCGGGATGCTCGGCGACGCCACGGTGGACGATCGGTGATTCGTCGTCGGCGAGCCAGGCGAGGAGATCGGGCGGCGTGCGTGGATGGCGGCCGACCGCGCCGCGTACCTTCGGGTCTTCATCCTCGGCGAGCGCGCGCAGGTCGTCGAGCGGCGCTGCGGGATCAGCTGCCCGCTGCTCCTTCGTCGGCTGCGCAGGGGCCGGGATGCGGGATGCAGCCGGCACCGGGGTGTGCGCCCCCGGCGCCGGCTGCGCGCCCTGCGCAAATGTAGCGCCGGAGCGGCGAGCGACAGCCGCGCGGACTTTTGGATGGGCATCGGCGGCCAGGCGCACCAGGAGCGCCGGCTGGGTGGCTGGGTTGCGCACCAGCGCCTGCCGCACGGCGCGCTCGGGATCGGACGCCAGCCGCTCAAGGGCGGCGGGCGGCGTGCGCGGATTGCGTGCAACCGTGAACCGCACATCGCGGGATGGGTCGCGGGCCAGCCGCTCGAGCACGTGGGGTGCGGCGGCGTGGCGGGCAACGAGCTGGCGCACATCGGCGGTGCGGTCGGTGGCAAGGCGTGCGAGGAGCGCCGGTGGTGCGGCGCTGTTCCGGGCCACACCCTGCCGCACGCTACGATCTACATCGGCGGCGAGCTGCGCCAGAACGGGCGCAGGTGTGGCGGGATTGCGGGCTGCCACGCGCCGGGCATACACACCGCCTGCCGCGAGCCATGCCAATACTTGCGGATCGCATGGCTGGGTGGGTACACCGTAGCCGCGCAGGTCGCCGCTGGCGCCAGCGCGGCGGAGCGGGCGCAGCAGCGCGCGTGGTGTGTGTGGGCTGCGGGCAACGGCAGTGCGCACTTCCACATCGCCCAGCGCGGCCAGCATCTCGAGGAGCCATGCCGGCACGCCACCCAGGCCGAGCAGCTCCAGCAGCAGATCGCTATAGCCTGGTGGTGCGACCCGCCAGAGCGCAGCCCGTGCGCGCGCTGGCCAGTCGGCACCGGCAGCGCCAGCCAGCCCAATGTGCAGCCGTGCGGCCTCAGCCTCGGAGGGGGCGGCGTGGGCCACAATCCAGCGCAGAATCGATTGAGGGACGCCGGCATAGCACAAGAGGCGGCGCAGCGTGTCGGCGCCCATCCTCGCCGGGAGGTCGGGCTGCTCAAGCAGCAGCAAGGGCAGCACGGGGTTGGCGCAGAAGGCTGCCGGGAACTCACCTGCCAGGCGCAAGAGCAGATCGAGCGGTGCGTTTGGATGCGCGGCGACGGCCGCGCGGATCGTGGCGTCGGTGCCATCGGCCAATGTGCGCAGCAGCGGCGCGGTGGCGGCAGGATTCGTCGCGACGAGCGGCGCGATCTGAGGCAGCTGAGCGAGCTCCCGCAATCGTTCGGGAGCTGTCTGTGGGTCCACGGCCTGGCGTTGCATGCGAAGAAGTGAATCGGAACCCGTGCTCATACGGCTATTATAGCAAATTCTTCGGCTATAGCAATCCGAAGGGAGGTATTGAGAGGCTGCGCCGCTCAAGCCCCTATTCCCCGATAAAGCCTATTGCAAAGCCACACGCCACCGCGCAGGGCATCACCATGCGCTATGGGATGGTCACCAGCACCACGTGCTCGGCGCCGTCGTCGCACAGGGCGATCTGGCCATCCGCCACCGCCTCGCCATCCACAACCAGGCTGGCGGCCGCGCCAGGCTGCGCCCGCGCCACCTGGATGTGATAGCGCGCCTGCCCGTAGCGGTACCACACCTGGTAGCCCGGCCAGTCGGGCGGAATGCACGGCGCGATTGTCAGGATGCTGCCGCCGCGCCGCAGGCCCAGGATCATCTCGATGCCCAGGCGGTAGAGCCAGCCAGCCGAGCCGGTGTACCATGTCCAGCCGCCGCGCCCGGCGTGCGGCGGCATGGCGTACACGTCGGCGGCGATGGCGTATGGCTCAGTCTTGTAGATCTCGGGGGCGTTACGCGCGTGCCAGATCGGGTTGATCATGTCGAGCAGCGCGCCGGCTCGCGCGCCATCGCCAAGCATGGCGTAGGCCCAGATCACCCAGATCGCCGCGTGGGTGTACTGCCCGCCGTTCTCACGCACGCCCGGCAGGTAGCCTTTGATGTAGCCGGGATCGTGGGCGGTGTGGTCGAACGGCGGCGCAAACAGCTTGATCAGGCCGGCCGCACGGTCGACCAGGTGCTGCTCGACTGCGGCCATGGCATGCTGCGCCCGCGCGGGGTCGCCGGCACCGGCGATCACCGCCCACGACTGCGTGAGCGAGTCGATCCGGCACTCGTCGCTTGCGGCCGCACCGAGCGGCGTGCCGTCGTCGTAGAATGCGCGCAGGTACCAGGCCCCATCCCAGGCGTGCTGCTCCAGGGCATCGCGCAGCCGCTCTGCCTCGCTGCGGTAGCGCGCGGCGCGCGCACCCTCGCCGCGCGCCGCCGCCAGCTCGGCCATGCGCGTCAGGTTGATCTGCAAGAACCAGCCGACCCACACGCTCTCGCCGCGCCCGGCCTGGCCGACCAAATTCATGCCGTCGTTCCAGTCGCCCGCGCCAATCAGCGGCAGGCCGTGCGGCCCCATGCGGCCCAGCGCCCGCTCGATCGCGCGGGTGCAGTGCTCGTAGAGCGAGCCGCGCTCGGGCGAGATCGTGGGCAGATCGTAGTACTCGGCTTCGTCGAGCGCGAGCGGCCGGCCTTCCAGATAGCCGGTGCGCTCGTCCAGGATGGCGCAATCGCCGGTGGTGGCGATATAGTGGCCGACCACAAACGGCAGCCACAGGTAGTCGTCGGCGAATTTCGTGCGGATGCCGCGGCCGGCCGGCGGGTGCCACCAGTGCTGCACATCGCCCGCGACAAACTGGCGCGCGGCGGCACGCAGGATCTGCTCGCGCACGATCGCGGGCTGGGCATGCACCAGCGCCAGCGCGTCTTGCAGCTGATCGCGGAAGCCATAGGCGCCGCCAGACTGGTAGAAGGCTGAGCGCGCCCAGATCCGGCAGGCCAGCGTCTGGTAGAGCAGCCAGCCATTCAGCAGCAGATCCAGCTCGGGCTGCGGCGTCGCAACCTGCACCTGGCCGAGCAGCTCGTGCCAGCGCTCGAGCGCCTGCCGCTCGGCCGCAGCAGCGGCGGCCGGGTCGCGGTAGCGCGTAACCAGCGCGCGCGCCTCGGCCAAATCGGCGCCCTGCCCAAGCAGAAACACTAGCTCGTGCTGCTGGCCAGGCGCCAGCTCGACCACGCAGCCCAGCGCGCCGCAAGGGTCGAGGCCGGCGCCGACGCGGCCGCTCAGGCCAGCGACCTGGAGCGCCGCCGGCCGGCTCAGATCGCCGTTGCGGCCGATGAACTCGACCCGATCGCCGCAGACCGTCACCGCGCGCGCGCTGGCGGCGACAAACGCGACGCGCGCGCCAAACTCGGGGTTGTAGGCATTACGCGCCAGCAGCGCGCCGGTCAGATCATCGAACGAGGTGACCACGTAGGGCGCCATGCCCTCGCGAAATACACCCAGCACCCACTCGACATACAGGGTCAGGCCGAGCCGGCGCGCCGCGCTGCCGTGATTGACCAGCCGCAGCCGAAAGAGCTTGACCGAGTCGTCGGGCGCAACCGACAGGCGCAGCTCGCTGGTGATGCCGTGGCGCTGCTGCGTAAACGCGCTATAGCCGAAGCCGTGCTGCACGCGCATATGCCCACCGCCGGCCGGCTGCGGTGCCGCCGACCACACCCTGCCGTCGGCCTCGTCGCGCAGGTACAGCACCTCGCCGGGCGGATCGCCGACCGGGTCGTTCGACCAGGGCGTGAGCCGGTTTTCGCGGCTATTCTCCGACCAGGTGTAGCCGCCGCCGCTCTCGGTGACGATGAACCCGAAGCGCTGGTTAGCGACGACATTGCTCCAGGGTGCTGGCGTGGCCTGGCCGGGTGCCAGGTCGATCACGAACTCGCCGCCGGCATCGAAGCCGCCATACGGTGTGGCCAGGTGCAGCGCGGCCGGCGGCAGCGCGAGGCTACCGGCGCCATCGGCGCGGCCTGGCGCCGGCAGCTGCACCAGCGTGTCGGGGGTGCGCCGGCGCAAATGCTGGCCCAGGCCGCCGCGGCGGGTCGAGAGCAGCGCCCGCGCGACAGTCTCGATCAGCAC of the Candidatus Kouleothrix ribensis genome contains:
- a CDS encoding MoxR family ATPase gives rise to the protein MNPQELTTYLDGLIRHNIRISTMIWGPPGIGKSSVVAQTAQAHGLAFADVRLSQLAPTDLRGLPVPENGVSRWYPPEFLPRDGAGVLFLDELNMAPPAMQGVAQQLILDRRVGSYVVPEGWFIWAAGNRKEDRSVVFDMPAPLANRFLHLEVAPDFDSFKAYALERSLHEQILAFLSFRPTLLHRLDPQQPAWPSPRSWEMASTLHLAELEIAPVVGAAAAAEFHAYIELYSALPDLDRILHGTGERVPFPSEPSARYATVIGLTLRAADAQQGYHALAWLANTAAAEWVQLFATDIFRRMRTLGQMGLFAQHVLADEKLQVFLQAYERMIT
- a CDS encoding alpha/beta hydrolase → MNTVDIGTARIAYRIFGSGPIKIVIEGSLNSCNAEWWNFCSDLIDLPVLVYDRAGYGNSTKSSLDRTPKNIVYELSELLNKFETEKELIIVGHSQGGLYATLFALVHPEKTKAVILLDPLSLTDGRFKTELNEKEFYSSGVDKTKALKMGKVLTGMRFGFIIRGLLKKAPPFYYEKYDKEAEKYILSALTQKKQYETALLEYENAHKAENLKVFIGKIQKPVLLIRHNDKKMIEEMMYFGNCEKAVAEKIEYLWQSVMRDMLQFSNNAEEISAENSSHYIHLTDRKLVIDKIKGFI
- a CDS encoding ClbS/DfsB family four-helix bundle protein; protein product: MQTEPSSERIKAFVLDLLRQGHSDDLAFAQALTETDRAAAGADHFWSAKDHFSHRTFWHHDVIDKVRAVEHGGPVPVAAVDEDQINAQVWNAHRLRPWADVFAAYIDSNAQILTLVDSIDASALTTPGRYAWLPAWAPGYATFLGNCYEHDQEHLMQYWLDRGDVARAVRARQACEQRIIDSPLPDWVRGWFSYNTACFYAAANQREAAVEALQRATTYDPRLAERAQTDPQLAALGGT